Below is a genomic region from Leptotrichia shahii.
TATCCAAAGGTTTATGTTCACCTTAATAATGTTTACTCCTAAAATTTTTAGTTTTAAATTATATTTTTACTCTCCAATTAAATCAATAGTCCAGTTTGCCTGCTGTAATTTTGTATCAGTTTCACGAATTTCCTTAGAAAGTTTATCCAGATTTTTTTGCTGTTCAGGTATATTAACTGTACTAAAAATTTTTATTTCCGTTGCAGAATATAAATTTACCTTTTGACTTGCAATTTCAATAAATTCACGTAAAATTCCCGCCTTTTGTGAAAGCATGTCTTTTTTAGCAATTAACTCTACTAATGAAATTCCATCAATTTTTGAAAGAGTATTTGTTCTATTTATCTTTATTACTAATTCTGTTAATTGAGAAATCAAGGCAGTTAATTCAGTTAATAAAAATTCAGGATCTTCGGCAGGTTCTTCATTTTCCTGAACTTTGGCATTATTATTAAGCCTTACCTTTAATTGTGCAATTCTTTTTTGAATATCAGCACGTAAAATAAGAGCCTCAGCGATTTTCATTTTATTTATCCTCCTGTCTTTTGGTTTTATATATTTAAAGTATAATAGAAAAAACAGAAAATGTAAAGAATATTTTTCTATAGAATAATTGCATATTGAAATTTTTTTGTAATAACAAATAATCTTCACACCTTTTTAAAAAAATGAAAAAATTTTTAAAAAAAGTGTTGACAAAATTAAAAAAATGTAATATTATATATTTGTGATTAGCACTAAATGCTAGAGAGTGCTAACAAGAAAAAAGGAAGGTGCCAAGATGAATGATAGGGAGCAATTAATTTTAAAGGCTATTATCAAGCATTATCTGGAATTTGGTGAGAGTGTAGGATCACGGACACTTGAGAAAAAATACAATATTGGAGTGTCTTCAGCCACTATTCGAAATACAATGGCAGATTTGGAAGATAAGGGTCTAATTGTAAAAACACATACATCTTCTGGACGTATTCCGACAAGTGAAGGATATAAGCTGTATGTCGATGAGCTTTTGAAAATTAGAGATATTTCCCAAGAGGAAAAGGCGAAAGTCATGCAGGCGTACAATAAGCGGATGAATCAAATTGATGTGATATTTGAAGAAACATCCAGGTTATTGTCAAAGATTAGTCAATATGCTGGTGTTGTTTTGGAGCCAGCATTTACGCAGGAAGGTGTAAGAAAGGTAAAGCTGGTGCATATTAATGACACGACCGTACTTGCTGTGGTTATAATGAATTCTTCTCTTACAAAAAATTTGAATATTTTTTTGGAAAATCCTGTAACTGAAAATGAAGTTGAGAAAATAAACGATTTTTTAAATGAAAAAATTACAAATAGTCAGTATTTTACGTTATCTGATTTAAAAGATTTTTTTACAAATACAAATCTATTTTCACAAAGCGATTTCCAAGGCAATGGGATTTCAGATGAAGGAAAATTATTTTTTGAAGGCGGAACGAATCTTATTGAAAACAATACATCTGATATAATGAACATTATAAATCGTGTAAAACTGTTTAACAATCCGAATGATTTGCGAAATGTATTTTCACAGTTTTTGCAAATGGAGGAATTTCAAGATGGAGAAGTGAATGTAATTTTTGGAGAAGATTTGAAAATTGCAGGGCTTGAGGATTTCTCATTCGTATTTTCGGTTTATACGCTTAATAATGCGAAGGGAATTATCGGTGTGATTGGACCAAAGCGGATGGAATATTCAAAGACGGTTGGACTCGTTGAGTATGTGGCAGAGGAAGTAAATCAGTTGTTAAATCAAAAAATAAATAAGAAGGAGAGTGGGGTTTTTAAATGTCTGAGAAAGATTTAGAAAAAGAAGAAAAAGTCGAAGAATCAAAGGAAGCGGTAGATAAGGAAGATAAAACTGATGATTCTGAAAAGGAAATTAAAGAAGAAACACCTGAAGAAGTAATTGCAAAACTTGAGAAGGACTTGGAAGAATGGAAAAGTTCTTATACAAGAAAGTTAGCTGAGTTTCAAAACTTTACAAAAAGAAAAGAAAATGAAGTTGCTGAAATGAAAAAATATGCTTCCGAAGGAATTATCACAAAATTATTAGATAACATTGATAATTTAGAAAGAGCTGAACAGGCCTCTGCTGAAACTAAAAACTTTGATGCACTGGTTGAAGGAGTTAATATGATTTTGAGAAATTTGAAAAATCTTTTGACTGAAGAAGGTGTTGAAGAATTGGAAGCAGCAGAAGGTGTGAAATTTAATCCTTATGAACATCAAGCGATGATGACTGAAAATGTGGAAAATTTAGACAATGATGTTATTGTGAAAGTGTTCCAAAAAGGATATAAATTGAAAGGGAAAGTTATAAGACCAGCGATGGTAACAGTTAATAAAAAGTAATTTTGTAAAAGTTATAATTTGAAAATTCAAAGAATAAATTTTAAAATAAGACTTTTATAAAAAAATTAAATAAATTTAAATAAATTTAAATAAATTGAAAATTAAGGAGAATGATATATATGAGTAAAATAATAGGAATAGATTTAGGAACAACAAACAGCTGCGTGGCAGTTATGGAAGGTGGAAACTTTGCGATAATACCAAATAGTGATGGAGGAAGAACAACACCTTCAGTAGTAAATATTAAAGATAATGGAGAAATTATAGTTGGGGAAATTGCTAAAAGACAAGCAATTACAAATCCTGATTCAACAGTAATTTCAATTAAAACACAAATGGGATCAGATTATAAAGTAAATATTCATGGAAAAGATTATACACCACAAGAAATTTCAGCAATGATTTTGAAAAAATTGAAAAAAGATGCTGAAAGCTATTTAGGAGAAACTGTAACAGAAGCAGTAATTACTGTACCAGCTTACTTTACTGATGCTCAAAGACAAGCAACTAAAGATGCAGGAGAAATTGCAGGACTGAAAGTCCAAAGAATTATTAATGAACCAACAGCAGCGGCATTATCTTATGGATTAGATAAGAAAAAAGAAGAAAAAGTATTAGTATTTGACTTAGGTGGAGGTACATTTGACGTATCAGTATTGGAAATTGGAGATGGAGTAGTAGAAGTTATTTCAACTTCAGGAAACAACCACTTAGGTGGAGATAACTTTGACCAAAAAATTATTGACTGGTTAGCTGATGAATTTAAAAAAGAAACTGGAATTGATTTAAGAAATGATAAAATGGCAATTCAAAGATTGAAAGATGCAGCAGAAGATGCTAAGAAAAAATTATCAACAACATTAGAAACACAAATTTCATTGCCATTCATTACAATGGACGCAACTGGACCAAAACATTTGGAAAAGAAATTAACTAGGGCGGCATTTGATGAATTGACAAAAGATTTAGTTGAAGCAACTAAAGGACCTGTTAAACAAGCATTAGAAGATGCAGATTTAGATCCAAGTGGAATTGATGAAATCTTGTTAGTTGGTGGATCAACAAGAATCCCAGCAGTTCAAGAATGGGTTAAATCATTCTTTGGAAAAGAACCTAATAAATCAATTAACCCTGATGAAGTTGTAGCAGCAGGAGCAGCTATTCAAGGTGGAGTATTAATGGGAGATGTTAAAGACGTATTGTTATTAGATGTAACTCCATTGTCATTAGGAATTGAAACAATGGGAGGAGTATTTACTAAGATTATTGATAGAAATACTACAGTTCCTGTTAAAAAATCACAAGTATTTTCAACAGCGGCTGATAATCAACCAGCAGTATCAATCGTTGTATTGCAAGGGGAAAGAGCTAGAGCGGCTGACAACCATAAATTAGGAGAATTTAACTTGAATGACATTCCGCCTGCACCAAGAGGAGTACCTCAAATCGAAGTAACATTTGATATTGATGCAAATGGTATCGTGCATGTATCAGCTAAGGATTTAGGAACTGGTAAAGAAAATACAGTAACAATTTCTGGTTCATCTAATTTGTCTAAAGAAGACATCGAAAAAATGAAAAAAGACGCTGAAGCAAATGAAGCTGAAGATGCTAAGTTTAAAGAATTAGTAGAAGCTAGAAACCAAGCTGACCAATTAGTAATTGCAACTGAAAAAACTATAAAAGAAAATGAATCTAAATTGCAAGGAACTGAAAAAGAAGACATCGAAAAAGCAATCGAAGAATTGAAGAAAGTAAAAGATGGAGACGACATCGAAGCAATCAGAAAAGGAATCGAAGAATTGTCGAAAGTATCTCAAGGATTTGCAACTAGAATGTACCAAGAAGCAGCAGCTCAACAAGGAGCACAAGGTGGAGAAGCGGCTGGAGATAATAATAATTCTAGCGCTGACAATGTGGAAGATGCGGAAGTTGTGGATTAATTTAAGAAGTAGAAATTTAAAGTGAAAGATAGGATTGAGAAGGGGAATTAGTTCTCCTTCTTTTGTAAAAAATAATTGATTTTTTCATAAAAAAAAGTATATACTATGTATATACTTAATAGAAAGAGAGATTATTATGGCAGAGGTTTTAAAAATACAAAAATGGGGAAACAGTCAGGGAATAAGACTTCCTAAAAAAATATTGGAAATACTTGATTTAAAAGTAAATGATACTATTTTGATAGAAGAGGGAGATAATTGCCTTAAATTAAAAAAAATAAAAAAAGAAAAAAGAAAGACAATAAAGGAATTGTTTGCAAATTATAATGAGGATTATGAAAAACAGGAAATAGATTGGGGAGAACCAGTAGGTAAAGAGGTATGGTAAAACAAGGGGATATAATAAAGATAAATTTTAATCCGCAGATGGGACATGAACAAGCTGGATATCGTCCTGCGGTTATAGTAAGTAATGGTACTTTCAATAGGGTAACAAATTTAGTTTTAGTTTGTCCAATTACAGATTCAATAGACAAATTTCCGCTTCATATAAAATTAGACAATCGGACTGCTACGATGGGCATAATTTTATGTGAACACCTTAAATCTTTGGATATTAATAAAAGAAGTTATAAAATTATTGAAAAATTACCAGAGGATATTTTAGAAAAAGTCGTAGACATTATTTTTTCAGAAATAGAAATTGAATAAAAAAATAAATTTGAAATTGAGATAATAAAATTAAAAAATAAAAATAAATAAAAATTTTAAGAAAAGGATGTGTTAAAGATGGAAAGTACAGTAAGAACTTTAAAATGTGGAAGTGTTGAAATCGCAGTTGCTGATAGAGGGGCTGAATTGAGAAGTTACAAGGTAGATGGAGAAGAATTTATGTGGGATAGAAATCCTGAAATCTGGGCTGCCAGCTCACCTGTGTTGTTTCCGTTTGTAGGTAGCATAAAAAATGGAGTATACAATTATAAAGGGAAAGACTATGAAATCACTACACGACATGGATTTGCAAGAACAGAAGATTTTGATTTTGTTGAAAAAACTGAAAATTCTTTGAAATTTAGATTTTCTTCAAATAGTGAAACTTTAAAAAAATATCCGTTTGAATTTGATTTGTTTTTAACTTATACAGTTAATGACGGTATCTTGGAAATTGGATATGATGTTGTAAATAAAAATAATTCTGAGATGTATTTTTCACTAGGAACACATCCTGCATTTGCACTTAATGTGAACGATGGTCTAAAATTAGATGACTATTACTTGGAATTTGAAAAAAATGAAACTTCGCAAAAATATAAACTTACTAATAATGGGCTAGTTTTTGATGAAAAAGTTGATTATTTGAATAATACTAACAAGATTCAAATTACTGAAAATGTATTTGATGATGATGCAATAGTATTTGAAGGTTTAAAATCAGAAAAAGTTACAATAAAAAATAATAAAAATTCTAAAGAATTAAGCGTTGAATATAAAGGATTCCCGTATATTGCATTTTGGAGTAAGCCAAAAGCTCCTTATGTGTGTATAGAACCTTGGTATGGAATTTCAGATTTTGAAAACTGTACAGGGAAATTGGAAGAAAAGACAGGGATTCTAAAATTGGAAAATGGTGAAAACTTTTTTGCAAAATTAGTTATTGAAGGGAAAAAATAGATAAAAATTCAAATTTTATGTTGGTTTTATCGGAAAATTAGGTTATAATATATTCAATTAGCTGGAAAACCAATTAATGGATAATTATAGTTTTTTGGACATCAGCTAGAAACCTAAAAAAAATTATAAGTTCCTGACAATTTAGAAGATATTTTTATGGAATTGTATAATAGAAGGAAGTGAAAATGTTAGATCTGCTAAAAAATGACTTAAAAAAATTTGCAATTTTTGTAGGTTCAGTATCGTTTGGAATGTTAAGTTATAACTTTAATTTTAATTTTTCGAATATAATGTATTTATTTGTATATTTTTTAATTGCATTAGTTATTTATTGTTTTGTTGGTAAAACACTAAAAGTAGGATTTGAAAATGCAATTGTAGAAACTTTGTTAA
It encodes:
- a CDS encoding DIP1984 family protein, with amino-acid sequence MKIAEALILRADIQKRIAQLKVRLNNNAKVQENEEPAEDPEFLLTELTALISQLTELVIKINRTNTLSKIDGISLVELIAKKDMLSQKAGILREFIEIASQKVNLYSATEIKIFSTVNIPEQQKNLDKLSKEIRETDTKLQQANWTIDLIGE
- the hrcA gene encoding heat-inducible transcriptional repressor HrcA, whose protein sequence is MNDREQLILKAIIKHYLEFGESVGSRTLEKKYNIGVSSATIRNTMADLEDKGLIVKTHTSSGRIPTSEGYKLYVDELLKIRDISQEEKAKVMQAYNKRMNQIDVIFEETSRLLSKISQYAGVVLEPAFTQEGVRKVKLVHINDTTVLAVVIMNSSLTKNLNIFLENPVTENEVEKINDFLNEKITNSQYFTLSDLKDFFTNTNLFSQSDFQGNGISDEGKLFFEGGTNLIENNTSDIMNIINRVKLFNNPNDLRNVFSQFLQMEEFQDGEVNVIFGEDLKIAGLEDFSFVFSVYTLNNAKGIIGVIGPKRMEYSKTVGLVEYVAEEVNQLLNQKINKKESGVFKCLRKI
- the grpE gene encoding nucleotide exchange factor GrpE, whose protein sequence is MSEKDLEKEEKVEESKEAVDKEDKTDDSEKEIKEETPEEVIAKLEKDLEEWKSSYTRKLAEFQNFTKRKENEVAEMKKYASEGIITKLLDNIDNLERAEQASAETKNFDALVEGVNMILRNLKNLLTEEGVEELEAAEGVKFNPYEHQAMMTENVENLDNDVIVKVFQKGYKLKGKVIRPAMVTVNKK
- the dnaK gene encoding molecular chaperone DnaK, whose protein sequence is MSKIIGIDLGTTNSCVAVMEGGNFAIIPNSDGGRTTPSVVNIKDNGEIIVGEIAKRQAITNPDSTVISIKTQMGSDYKVNIHGKDYTPQEISAMILKKLKKDAESYLGETVTEAVITVPAYFTDAQRQATKDAGEIAGLKVQRIINEPTAAALSYGLDKKKEEKVLVFDLGGGTFDVSVLEIGDGVVEVISTSGNNHLGGDNFDQKIIDWLADEFKKETGIDLRNDKMAIQRLKDAAEDAKKKLSTTLETQISLPFITMDATGPKHLEKKLTRAAFDELTKDLVEATKGPVKQALEDADLDPSGIDEILLVGGSTRIPAVQEWVKSFFGKEPNKSINPDEVVAAGAAIQGGVLMGDVKDVLLLDVTPLSLGIETMGGVFTKIIDRNTTVPVKKSQVFSTAADNQPAVSIVVLQGERARAADNHKLGEFNLNDIPPAPRGVPQIEVTFDIDANGIVHVSAKDLGTGKENTVTISGSSNLSKEDIEKMKKDAEANEAEDAKFKELVEARNQADQLVIATEKTIKENESKLQGTEKEDIEKAIEELKKVKDGDDIEAIRKGIEELSKVSQGFATRMYQEAAAQQGAQGGEAAGDNNNSSADNVEDAEVVD
- a CDS encoding AbrB/MazE/SpoVT family DNA-binding domain-containing protein, producing MAEVLKIQKWGNSQGIRLPKKILEILDLKVNDTILIEEGDNCLKLKKIKKEKRKTIKELFANYNEDYEKQEIDWGEPVGKEVW
- a CDS encoding type II toxin-antitoxin system PemK/MazF family toxin, whose protein sequence is MVKQGDIIKINFNPQMGHEQAGYRPAVIVSNGTFNRVTNLVLVCPITDSIDKFPLHIKLDNRTATMGIILCEHLKSLDINKRSYKIIEKLPEDILEKVVDIIFSEIEIE
- a CDS encoding aldose 1-epimerase family protein, which translates into the protein MESTVRTLKCGSVEIAVADRGAELRSYKVDGEEFMWDRNPEIWAASSPVLFPFVGSIKNGVYNYKGKDYEITTRHGFARTEDFDFVEKTENSLKFRFSSNSETLKKYPFEFDLFLTYTVNDGILEIGYDVVNKNNSEMYFSLGTHPAFALNVNDGLKLDDYYLEFEKNETSQKYKLTNNGLVFDEKVDYLNNTNKIQITENVFDDDAIVFEGLKSEKVTIKNNKNSKELSVEYKGFPYIAFWSKPKAPYVCIEPWYGISDFENCTGKLEEKTGILKLENGENFFAKLVIEGKK